The Prionailurus bengalensis isolate Pbe53 chromosome A3, Fcat_Pben_1.1_paternal_pri, whole genome shotgun sequence genome includes a window with the following:
- the RASSF2 gene encoding ras association domain-containing protein 2, translating to MDYSHETSLVPCGQDKYISKNELLLHLKTYNLYYEGQNLQLRHREEEDEFIVEGLLNISWGLRRPIRLQMQDDNERIRPPPSSSSWHSGCNLGAQGTILKPLTVPNIQISEVDAPPESEQTSSPTDSRGLKTLQEDTPQLMRTRSDVGVRRRGNVRTPSDQRRIRRHRFSINGHFYNHKTSVFTPAYGSVTNVRINSTMTTPQVLKLLLNKFKIENSAEEFALYVVHTSGEKQKLKNTDYPLVARILQGPCEQVSKVFLMEKDQVEEVTYDVAQYIKFEMPVLKSFIQKLQEEEDREVKKLIRKYTVLRLMIRQRLEEMAETPATI from the exons atggatTACAGTCACGAAACCTCCCTAGTCCCGTGTGGACAAGATAAATACATCTCCAA gaaCGAACTTCTCCTGCATCTGAAGACCTACAATTTGTACTATGAAGGCCAGAATTTGCAGCTGCGGCACCGTGAG GAGGAAGATGAGTTCATCGTGGAGGGGCTGCTGAACATCTCCTGGGGGCTGCGCCGGCCCATCCGCCTGCAGATGCAAGATGACAATGAACGCATTCGCCCCCCGccatcctcttcctcctggcACTCTGGCTGTAACTTGGGGGCTCAGGG CACCATCCTGAAGCCCCTCACCGTGCCCAACATTCAGATCTCAGAAGTGGATGCCCCACCCGAGAGTGAACAGACATCGAGTCCCACAG ACTCCAGGGGCCTGAAGACCCTGCAGGAAGACACCCCACAGCTGATGCGCACGCGCAGTGACGTTGGGGTGCGTCGCCGTGGCAACGTGAGGACACCCAGTGACCAGAGGCGAATCAGACGCCACCGATTCTCCATCAATGGCCATTTCTACAACCACAAG ACATCAGTGTTCACGCCGGCCTATGGTTCTGTCACCAACGTCCGCATCAACAGCACCATGACCACCCCACAGGTCCTGAAGCTGCTGCTTAACAAATTTAAG ATCGAGAATTCCGCAGAAGAGTTTGCTTTGTATGTGGTCCATACCAGCGGTG agaaacagaagctcaAGAACACCGATTACCCGCTGGTAGCTCGAATCCTCCAGGGCCCGTGTGAGCAGGTCTCCAAAGTGTTTCTTATGGAGAAGGACCAGGTGGAGGAAGTCACCTATGAT GTGGCCCAGTACATAAAGTTCGAGATGCCTGTCCTTAAAAGCTTCATTCAGAAGCTCCAAGAGGAAGAAGACCGGGAAGTCAAGAAGCTGATACGCAA GTACACCGTGCTCCGGCTAATGATCCGGCAGAGGCTGGAAGAGATGGCTGAGACCCCAGCAACAATCTGA